The Drosophila sechellia strain sech25 unplaced genomic scaffold, ASM438219v1 U_73, whole genome shotgun sequence genome includes a region encoding these proteins:
- the LOC6621331 gene encoding high mobility group protein D, whose product MSYKPKRPLSAYMLWLNSARESIKLENPGIKVTEVAKRGGELWRAMKDKSEWEAKAAKAKDDYYRAVKEFEANGGSSANGGGAKKRAKPAKKVAKKRKKEESDVDDDDESE is encoded by the coding sequence ATGTCTTATAAGCCAAAACGCCCACTCTCCGCCTACATGCTGTGGCTCAATAGTGCCCGCGAGTCGATCAAGCTCGAGAATCCCGGCATCAAGGTCACCGAGGTGGCCAAGCGCGGTGGCGAATTATGGAGGGCAATGAAGGACAAGTCTGAGTGGGAGGCCAAGGCTGCTAAGGCCAAGGACGATTACTATCGGGCCGTCAAGGAGTTCGAGGCCAATGGTGGCAGCAGTGCCAACGGTGGTGGAGCCAAGAAGCGCGCGAAACCCGCGAAAAAGGTGGCGAAGAAGAGAAAGAAGGAGGAGTCCGACGtggacgacgatgatgagaGCGAGTAG